GCGCCTGATCGATGCCCACGTGGGCGGCGATGGCCTGAGCGGTGTGAACGTTGTCGCCGGTCAGCATCAAGGTTTTGATGCCCAGCTCATGCAATTGCTGGATCGCCTCGCGACTGGAGGCTTTCACGGTGTCTGCCACGGCGAACAAGGCCAATGGGCCGGATTTGTCGAGCAACAGCACCACCGACTTGCCCTGTTTCTCCAGCGCAAACAGTTTCTCTTCCAGCGCTGGCGAGCACAGGCCCAAATCTTCCACCAGGCGGTGGTTGCCCAAGTGGTAGAGCTCACCGTTGATCTCGCCGCGCACGCCACGCCCCGGCAAGGCTTCGAAGTTATCCACAATCAGCGGCGCGCGTTGGTTTTCCGTAACTGCATTCACCACTGCATTGGCGATGGCCAGCGACACAGGGTGATCCGAACGAGTGGCCAGCGCCGCCGCAATGGCCGGGGCTATTTCATCAGCGATTGGGTCGAGGGACAGATAGTCGGTCTGCACCGGTTTGCCGTGAGTGAGGGTGCCGGTCTTGTCGAGGGCCAGGTAATCGAGTTTGTGGCCGTGTTCCAGGTAAACGCCGCCCTTGACCAGAATCCCTTTGCGCGCCGCTGCCGCGAGGCCGCTGACGATGGTCACCGGGGTGGAAATCACCAAGGCACACGGGCAGGCGACTACCAGCAACACCAGCGCCCGGTAGATCCAGTCGAACCACAGCGCATCCATGAACAGTGGCGGAATCACCGCCACGGCCAGGGCCAGGATGAACACCGCCGGGGTGTAGATTTTCGAGAAGGCGTCGACGAAACGCTGGGTCGGAGCGCGAGCACCCTGAGCCTGTTCCACGGCGTGGATAATCCGCGCCAGGGTCGAATTGCTCGCCGCTGCGGTTACCGTGTATTCCAGCGAACCGGACTGGTTGATGGTGCCGGCGAACACCTTGTCGCCGATGGTTTTCTCCACCGGCAGGCTTTCACCGGTGATCGGCGCCTGATCGATGGTCGAGTTGCCGGACAGCACTTCGCCGTCCAGACCGATCCGTTCGCCGGGACGCACCCGCACCCGCGCACCCAGTTCGATGTTTTTAACCGGTTGTGCGACCCAACTGCCGTCGGCCTGCTGCACCGTAGCTTGCTCGGGGGTCATCTGCATCAGCCCGCCGATGGCATTGCGTGCCCGGTCCAGAGACCTGGCTTCGATCAACTCGGCCACGGTGAACAGGAACATCACCATCGCCGCTTCCGGCCATTGGCCGATCAGGATCGCGCCGGTCACCGCGATGCTCATCAGTGCGTTGATGTTCAGGTTGAGATTTTTCAGGGCGATCCAGCCCTTTTTGTAAGTGCCGAGGCCACCGCTGAGGATCGAGACCAGCGCAATAACCGCCACCACCCAGTTTGGCGCCGCATTGGTGAAGTGGATAAGCTCGGCGGCCAGCGCCCCGACGCCGGACAGCGCCAGCGGCCACCAGGGCTTTTTCGCAGGTTCAGGGCTCGACGCCGGCGCTTCAGCGCCCTGCTCTATCGGCACGGCGTGCATGCCGAGGGACTTGATCGCGTCGATGATCGGCGTGGTGTTTGGCAGGTCATGGGTCACGCCCAACACCCGGTTGATCAGGTTGAATTCCAGTTGCTGCACACCCGACAGCTTCCCGAGTTTGTTCTGGATCAGCGTCTGCTCGGTCGGGCAATCCATGGCCTCGATGCGGAAACTGCTCAACCGCGCACCGGCGGTCGGCGTCTCGCTCAACACAATCCGCGAAGGTGCCGCTGCTTTGGAGGAACAGCAGGAATCCCCGTGGCTTCCATGGCCATGTTGGGGCACAGGCTGCAGCTTGTGGCTGTGATCGTGCCCGGTCTCGGGTTTGTGGGTGTGAAGAGAATCGCTCATTGGTCGCGTCCATGAAGGTGCCTGTTGCCAAGTAAAGACCCTGTAGCCACTATAGGGTCAAGCACCCTTTTGGAGATTGTCGCGATGAAAATCGGAGAACTGGCGAAACTCACCGACTGCGCCGTGGAAACCATTCGCTACTACGAGCGCGAAAACCTGCTGCCGGAGCCCGCCCGCAGCGACGGCAATTACCGCGTCTACACCCAGGCCCACGCCGAGCGCCTGACTTTCATCCGCAACTGCCGCACCCTGGACATGACCCTCGAGGAAATCCGCAGCCTGCTGGCCCTGCGCGACAGCCCGCAGGACCAATGCGAAAACGTCAACGCGTTGATCGACGAACACATCCACCATGTGAAGGCCCGGATCGATGGTTTGCTGGCCTTGCAGACACAACTGCTCGACCTGCGCCAACGCTGCAGCGAAGGGCCGGATATCGATCAGTGCGGGATTTTGCAGCGGTTGGAAGTGAGCGGCGGGGTTGTGGCGACGGAGGTTGAGCATTCCCATGTCGGGAGAAGCCACGGCCACTAAGAACACCACAAATCCCCTGTGGGAGCGGGCTTGCCCGCGATAGCGGTTTGTCAGTCACATCAATGTTGGATGTGACGCCGTCATCGCGGGCAAGCCCGCTCCCACAGGTTCAGTCGTTGATCTTCAGACCGCCATCGGCGCGGTCATCGGCGCGTGGTGCTCATAGCCTTCCAGCGAGAAATCGCTCGGCTCGATCTGCTCCAGCCATTCCGGCTGATAAATACCAGTCTTGGCAAACTCCGGCACGCGGTCGGAAATCACCAGTTTCGGCATCGGGAACG
The Pseudomonas lini DNA segment above includes these coding regions:
- a CDS encoding heavy metal translocating P-type ATPase: MSDSLHTHKPETGHDHSHKLQPVPQHGHGSHGDSCCSSKAAAPSRIVLSETPTAGARLSSFRIEAMDCPTEQTLIQNKLGKLSGVQQLEFNLINRVLGVTHDLPNTTPIIDAIKSLGMHAVPIEQGAEAPASSPEPAKKPWWPLALSGVGALAAELIHFTNAAPNWVVAVIALVSILSGGLGTYKKGWIALKNLNLNINALMSIAVTGAILIGQWPEAAMVMFLFTVAELIEARSLDRARNAIGGLMQMTPEQATVQQADGSWVAQPVKNIELGARVRVRPGERIGLDGEVLSGNSTIDQAPITGESLPVEKTIGDKVFAGTINQSGSLEYTVTAAASNSTLARIIHAVEQAQGARAPTQRFVDAFSKIYTPAVFILALAVAVIPPLFMDALWFDWIYRALVLLVVACPCALVISTPVTIVSGLAAAARKGILVKGGVYLEHGHKLDYLALDKTGTLTHGKPVQTDYLSLDPIADEIAPAIAAALATRSDHPVSLAIANAVVNAVTENQRAPLIVDNFEALPGRGVRGEINGELYHLGNHRLVEDLGLCSPALEEKLFALEKQGKSVVLLLDKSGPLALFAVADTVKASSREAIQQLHELGIKTLMLTGDNVHTAQAIAAHVGIDQAQGDLLPTDKLQAIERLYAQGHRVGMVGDGINDAPALARAEIGFAMAAAGTDTAIETADVALMDDDLRKIPAFIRLSRQTSNILKQNIALALVIKAIFLGVTFAGIATMWMAVFADMGVSLLVVFNGLRLLRK
- the cadR gene encoding Cd(II)/Pb(II)-responsive transcriptional regulator, with product MKIGELAKLTDCAVETIRYYERENLLPEPARSDGNYRVYTQAHAERLTFIRNCRTLDMTLEEIRSLLALRDSPQDQCENVNALIDEHIHHVKARIDGLLALQTQLLDLRQRCSEGPDIDQCGILQRLEVSGGVVATEVEHSHVGRSHGH